A genomic stretch from Seriola aureovittata isolate HTS-2021-v1 ecotype China chromosome 13, ASM2101889v1, whole genome shotgun sequence includes:
- the ap5s1 gene encoding AP-5 complex subunit sigma-1: protein MVRCFLIHTVCPVSGLSAGESRVLYSRVFGPDEGVLTEQHRELGPEERRLLQKEKVAVVARQVRSAVSLSREASGRLPVETVPGEEALALQEATSGVVRLRAGEPFSEEMSALWMGVQNLGFTLVCEPHENLLLAEGTLRNLTRHCLEQALLKSSRIDAVLSRLLPHGQLLFLNHRFAQSLEKEVAAYMAK, encoded by the exons ATGGTTCGGTGTTTCCTGATCCACACCGTGTGTCCGGTCAGCGGTCTGTCTGCCGGGGAGAGCAGGGTCCTGTACTCCCGGGTTTTCGGTCCAGATGAAGGAGTCCTGACCGAGCAGCACCGGGAGCTCGGTCCGGAGGAGAGACGGCTACTGCAGAAGGAGAAGGTGGCGGTGGTGGCGAG GCAGGTGAGGAGCGCCGTGTCTCTGTCCCGGGAGGCTTCGGGCCGGCTGCCGGTGGAGACGGTGCCGGGTGAGGAAGCTCTGGCCCTGCAGGAGGCCACCAGCGGAGTGGTGCGTCTGAGAGCTGGTGAGCCCTTCTCTGAGGAGATGAGCGCTCTGTGGATGGGTGTCCAGAATCTCGGCTTCACGCTGGTGTGTGAGCCCCACGAGAACCTGCTGCTGGCCGAGGGAACCCTCCGCAACCTGACCCGACACTGCCTGGAACAG gcCCTGCTGAAGAGCAGCCGCATCGACGCTGTGCTCAGCCGCCTGCTTCCTCACGgccagctcctcttcctcaaccACCGCTTCGCCCAGAGTCTGGAGAAGGAGGTGGCAGCCTACATGGCCAAGTGA